The Nocardia sp. BMG51109 nucleotide sequence AGCACGAATCGCCCCGGCGCTCATGCTGATTCCCATTTCGCTGCCCATCTGCCGCGACCACAGCGCACACATCTCGACATCGGATTCGCCGGCGCGCCGGGCATATCCGAGGACCCGCGGCACCGACAGCTCGGCCAGCCGGTACAGCCGGCTGGCGAAGTCGAACCGGAACTCGCCGCCGCACAGCGCGCTCCACTGCTCGGCGAACACCAGGGCGGTGCCCGGCGCGCCCTCGACACCGGGCGTATCGGGAATCCGCTTCGCGAGGGCCGCCACCACATCCGGCACCGCGGGATCGGGCATATCGCCCAGGTACACGCTGTGCCCGGCCGTGCACATCGCGACACCCACCACCGAACCGCCCGCATGCACCGACGCGAACACCGCCGAACCGTCGGACAGCCCCGTCGCATAGCTGTCCACAACCGTCGCGATGACCGTATTCCGCAGGGGTTCCCGCCCCACGAACGCCGCCGTGCGCCGCTGGAACTCGGCCGCGTCGCAGGTCGATTCGATCCTCATACCTACCCACGGTAGGCGCGCCACCCCTTGCCACCCACCGGTTTTCGAGCCGCTGCGTCGCACCGTGCCCGGCGGATCGACGGACGGCGGCACGGCCGGATCGCCGGACCGGCAGCGCGCCGGAACCGGCCGAGGCGTCGGCGGGTCAGACCGATTGAGCCGCGTCGGCGCGCAGCTTGAGCAGAACCAGTCCGGCGGTGCAGGCGAGAATGAGGCCCGCGACGGCGATCTCGACACGTAGTCCGGCGATGCCGAGCACCGCACCGGCCACACCGCCCACGAAGATCAGCCAGGCCACCACCCGGGCGACGACGGCCCCGGCCGACCGGCCGGATTCGATTGCGTCCGAACCGTTCTGCGTCGCCGCATGCAGCGAGTACGCTCCCATCACCACTCCTCGATGACGCCTGCCGACCCGCGAATTCGGCGGTGTCGTAAGGCAAGCTTCAGGCGTCGCCTGTGTAAGGTGGCTCACACGGTATCTCTCCGTTGCCCAAACGTCACCCGACACGGCGTACGACACGCGGATGTTAGCGATTCGATATGTGAATCACAGTTGTTTTGAATCCTCTTCCGGTATCGTGCCGCGCGACCGCCCCGTCTGGCCCGACGGCGCTGCCTTGGCTAAGGTGAGGCCATCCGGACAGCACGAGGAGCGGCGCACCCATGGACGACCACGCGGGTTCGGGGGCGGGCGCAGGCGAGAACACCCCTCGCCGCCTGGATGTCAGGGTGGCCGGCCCGGCGCTGGCCGCCGGCGCGGTCTCGCTGGGGCTGGTGCTCATCGGCTCCTGCGGGCTGGGGCAGCACGAGGTCTACGTCACACCGCCACCGCTGAACGCCGATCTGCAATCCGCCCCCACCGGGCTACTCACGAGCCCGTCGGGCAGCACGACCGCGGCCGTCCACATCCCGCCGTCGCCCAGCTGGCGCGTGGCGGTCGATCCCCCGCCGCGACGCACCATCTCCGGGGCGCCCGGGACCACCACGTCCAGGGACGAAACCAGTTCTCCGGCACCGTATGCCGGGCCGAGCGAAACCACGCGGACCACCACGTCCGGATCGTTCGACGAGTCCCGGACGACGACCACCCGGCCCCGCCCGACCACGACGACCCGGCGAACCCCCACCGACACGACGCCCCACCCGATCGTCACCGAGGCGACGACCAGCCCGACGCCCACCCCGGAATCCGAGCAGGCGCCGGACTTCTACGACGAGAACTGATCAGGCCCGGAACAGCAACGCCGGAACCGGGCCACGTCAACCACGCCAGAAGTCCGGCCGGACTCGGCAACACCGGAACCGCCCCGGACGCAGTGACGCTGGAGCCCAGCCGGACTCGGCAACCCTCGACTCGGACTCAACGACACCAGAACCCGACCGGACTCGGCAACCCTCGAACCCAGCCGGACTCAACCACACCAGAACGCAACCGGGTCCAGCAATACCGGAACCCGGCCCGCTCAACGGCACTGGAACTCGGCCAGCTCGTAGTCGCCCACCTGCCGCGCGAGCACCTGCAGGTGGTCGTTGCCGCCACCGAGGACGCGTTCGACGGCCGTCAGCCGGGCGACGTAGTGGCTCACCGGATATTCGGTCGTGATGCCGATCCCGCCGTGCATCTGGACCGCTTCCTGCCCGATGTGCCGCGCGGCCCGGCTCACCTGCAGCCGCGCCCGCGACGCCGGCACCGGGCCCACGTCCCCGTCGGCCAGCGCGGCGGTCAGATACAGGCTCATGCTGCGCGCCAGCTCGAGCGAGACGTACATGTTCGCGGCGCGCTGGGTCAGCGTCTGGAACGTCGACAGCGGGACGCCGAACTGCTTGCGGGTCTTCAAGTAGTCGGTGGTCAGCCGCAGCGCCTCGGACATCGCGCCGACCGCCTCCGCGCACAGGCTCGCCTGTGCCGTGCCGATCGCCGCGTCGAGCACCCCGGCCACCGGGCCGAGCAGTTCGGCCGGGGCGGCGGTGAACTCCACCTGCGCGCCACGACCACCGTCGAAGGTCCGGTACGGCTTGCGCGCCACGCCCGCGGCGTCGGCGGCGACCAGGAACAGCGCCTGCACACCGTCCGTCCCGGTCGCGCTCACCACCAGCTGGTCTGCGCAATCCCCGTGGGCCACCGGGTTTTTCACACCGGTCAGGCGGTAGCCGTCGCCGTCGGCCTCGGCCCGGGTGGCCACCTCCGTGGCCGGCCAGCGCGATCCGGGTTCGTCGTGGGCCAGCGCGAGCAGGGTGGTGCCGGCCGCCACGCCGGGCAGCACTCGCTGCCGCTGCTCGTCGGTCCCGGCGCGGGCGATCAGCGCGCCCGGCAGCAGGACCGCGTCCAGCAGCGGTTCCGGCGCCAGCCGGCGGCCGATCTCCTCCATGACCACCATGGTCTCCACGGGACCGGCGTCCATGCCGCCGTCCGCCTCGCTGAAACTCAGCCCCAGCACGCCCAATTCGGCCAGCTGCGACCACACGTCGCGGTTCCAGCCGAGTTCGGTGTCGATCACCTTCAGCCGGTTCTCCGGGTCGTAGGCGCGGGCCAGCAGCTCGCGCACCGTGTCGCGCAGCAGGACCTGTTCATCGGTGAGTTCGAAATCCATGGCGGCGCCTCTCAGGGGATGGCAGGCCGGCGGAGCCTTGTGGAGCCGGCCGGGTGGGTAAATTACAGCCCGAGGATGGTGGAGGCGATGATGGTGCGCTGCACCTCGCTCGAGCCTCCGTAGATGGTGGTCTTGCGGACGTTCAGGTAGCTGGGACCGCTGCGCTGCGCCCAGTCCGGCGAGGCGATATCGGTCGCGCCGACCGGGAGCGCGTCCGGTCCCGCGATGTCGAGCAGCAGCTCGGTCGCGGCCTGCTGCAGTTCGCTGCCGCGCAGCTTGAGCACCGAGGAGGCCGGATTCGGCCGGCCCTCACTGGAATTGGCCACCACCCGCAGCAGCGTCAGCTCCAGCGCCAGCAGCTCGTTCTCCAGCTCGGCCACCCGGGCGGCGAACAGCGGATCCTCGAGCAGCGTGCCGTTCGCCGTCTTGGTCTGTGCCGCATGCTTTTTCGCCACCGCCAGCCGGACCTTGGTGCGGCCGACGCCGGTGATGCCGGTGCGCTCGTTGCCGAGCAGGAACTTCGCGTAGGTCCAGCCCATGTTCTCCTCGCCGACCAGCTGATCGGCGGGCACCCGGACATTCTCGAAGAAGACCTCGTTCACCTCGTGGCCGCCGTCGATCAGCTTGATCGGCCGGACCGTCACACCGGGGGTCTTCACATCGAACAGCAGCAGCGAGATGCCCGCCTGCTTCTTCGGCGCGTTCGGGTCGGTGCGCACCAGGCAGAAGATCCAGTCGGCCCACTGGGCCAGCGTGGTCCAGATCTTCTGGCCGTTGACGATGTAGGAGTCGCCGTCGCGCACCGCGGTGGTGCGCAGCGAGGCGAGGTCGGAGCCGGCATCGGGTTCGGAGAAGCCCTGGCACCACCAGATGTCCAGCGCCGCGGTGGGCGGCAGGAACCGCTCCTTGAGCTCCTGCGAACCGAACTGCGCGATCACCGGGCCGATCATGTTGGCGTTGAACGTCAACGGCTCCGGCACGCACGCCAGCTGCATCTCGTCTTCCCAGATGTGACGCTGAATCGGCGTCCAGTCCTTGCCGCCCCACTCGACAGGCCACTTCGGGACGGCCAGGCCGTGCTCGTTCAGGATCTTGTGCGTCGTCACGACGTCCTCGCGGGACAACTCGCGGCCGTGCTCGACCTTGTCGCGAATCTCGGCCGGGATCTCGGTCCGGTAGAACCGGCGCAGTTCGTCCCGGAAGTGCGCCTCGTCGGGTGACAGGGCAAGTTGCATGGGCGTCTCCCCACCGTGTTCGGATGTCCGGCCACCAAACTTACCCCCCGGTAATCCGGCGCCGTCGGCAGGACCGCCCGCACGATTCCGGTCCGAGTTCCGGGTGCGACCTGCCTGACCGGCCGGGACCTGGTACGTTGCTGCGGAAAGGCCGCGCGCCCCGCCGGAGTCGACCGACCCCCGGGGCATTGTCCATCGCCGGCCCGGAGTTCACGACAAGGAGCACCACGAGTGAACGGCAAGACCTTCGCGCGTCTGGCCGCGGTAGCGGCGGCCTGCGGTTTGAGCGCGGCGGCAACCCTCGGCAGCGCCACCGCCGAACCCGCCGAGTCGCCGATCGACACCGCCATCGAACAGCTCACCGCCACGGCGGGCACCGATCCCGCCGCCCGGGAGGGCGTGGGTTCGCTGGCGAATACGGCGCACCTGATCTCGGCCGCCAAACTCGACCACGTCGCGGGCGGGTTCACGCCGTTCTGGTATCAGGCGCCGACCTTCGGCTGCGGCCCCAACGTGCCGATCTCGCTGACCGCCGTCGCGGGCAACGCCGGCGTGCCGGGCCCGGACCGGGGCATCGCCGGCGAGTACGCCACCGTGCGCTTCCAGGCCACCCCGAACCAGCCGGGCTTCCCCATCAGCTCCGGTCTGACGGTGGCCTGGCTCAACACCGGCAACGGCCGCAGCGGTGTGATGCCGCTGGACGAGCGCACCGAATTCGATACCCCGGCCCTGACCAAGACGGTCGACAGCGGGCCCGGCACGGTCGTCGCCAGCATGTGGGGCACGATCGCCTACCCCGGCGCCAACTGCGTGATGGCACCCACGGTCGGCGTCATCACGGTCTACCCCAACCCGCTGACCGATCCGTACGCCCCCAAGCCGCCCTCGGACGACCGGCCGGTCCCCCGCTCCGTACCGGGTAACTGATATCGCACCGGGTACCCGGCATCACCGGGCGGCCCGGCGAACCACCTGCGCCACACCGGAAGCCGGTGTGGCGCAGTACTTTTCCCGCGCACCGCGGATAACGATCGGCGCGGTCGGCAAGTTCGGGTGCCCGTCGGCGTGAGCGGCACATGCCGGGCCACGAACGCGTGATCCATCGCGAGCACGCGAGGCTGGGAGCGAACCCGCCGCCGGAAACGGAGCTTGCTCGGTTGGCGGCACATCTGCGCGTCGGCAGCACGACCTGCGGCTCCGGATGCCTGCGGGCTCACGGCCGTCAGGAACGACGCTCGCGGCCGCCATCGGGAGCGGGGCTGCGGGGGCCGCCATCAGGAGCGGGGCAGCGGCCGTCAGGAACGCGGCTCGCGGCCGTCAGGAACGACGCTTGCGGCCGCCATCAGGAGCGGGGCAGCGGCCGTCACGAGCGCGGCTTGCGGCCGTCAGGAACGTGGCTTGCGGCGGTCCGGGCGGCGCTGATCGCGGCGGGGGCCGCGGCCCACGGTGCCGCCGCCGCGATGCCCGGGCGGGCCCTGATCGGGCTGGAGCTGGATCAGGACGCCGCTGATCCTGGTGCGGCGCAAGGCATCCAGGGTGTCCGGCGGCAGATCGGCCGGTAATTCGACCAGGCTGTGGTCGGGGCGGATGCTGATGTGGCCGAAATCGCTGCGGCGCAGGCCGCCCTCGTTGGCGATGGCGCCGACGATCGCACCGGGCACCACCCGGTGGCGCTTGCCGACCGCGATGCGGTAGGTCGCCATCTCGGCGCCGGTCGCGCGATGACGGGCGGCCCCGCCCCCCTGCTCCCGGCGCGGCTCACGATCGAACTTGCGCGGGCGCGGCTCCGGCTCGGGCTCCATGAAGAAGTTGTCGCCGTCGTGCCCGCCGACCGCGAGCGCGGCGGCGATATCGGCCAGCGGAATGTTGTGCTCGGCCTCGTAGTCCTCGATCAGCTTGCGGAACAGGGCCAGATTGGGTGAGGCGAGGTTCTCGGTGATGGCGTCGTGGAACTTCACCACCCGCTGCGCGTTCACGTCCTCCACGGTCGGCAGCTGCATCTCGGTCAGCGGCTGACGGGTGGCGCGCTCGATCGCGTCCAGCAGCCGGCGCTCGCGCGGCGCGACGAACAGCAGCGCCTCGCCGCTGCGGCCGGCCCGGCCGGTGCGGCCGATGCGGTGCACGTAGGACTCGGTGTCGTGCGGGATGTCGTAGTTGACGACGTGCGAGATGCGGTCGACGTCCAGCCCGCGGGCGGCGACGTCGGTGGCGACCAGAATGTCCAGCGTCCCCGACTTCAGCTGGCCGATGGTCCGCTCGCGCTGGTTCTGCGCGATATCGCCGTTGATGGCGGCCGCCGAATATCCGCGCGAGCGCAGCTTCTCGGCCAGCTCCTCGGTGGCCT carries:
- a CDS encoding GNAT family N-acetyltransferase — its product is MRIESTCDAAEFQRRTAAFVGREPLRNTVIATVVDSYATGLSDGSAVFASVHAGGSVVGVAMCTAGHSVYLGDMPDPAVPDVVAALAKRIPDTPGVEGAPGTALVFAEQWSALCGGEFRFDFASRLYRLAELSVPRVLGYARRAGESDVEMCALWSRQMGSEMGISMSAGAIRARVALGRWWLWEDDGRPVCMVGHQARAYGWTRIGPVYTPPESRRRGYAAALTAHVSKLLRDNGSEVCLFTDVGNPTSNKIYREIGFEPVRNFVHYEFT
- a CDS encoding acyl-CoA dehydrogenase family protein, whose translation is MDFELTDEQVLLRDTVRELLARAYDPENRLKVIDTELGWNRDVWSQLAELGVLGLSFSEADGGMDAGPVETMVVMEEIGRRLAPEPLLDAVLLPGALIARAGTDEQRQRVLPGVAAGTTLLALAHDEPGSRWPATEVATRAEADGDGYRLTGVKNPVAHGDCADQLVVSATGTDGVQALFLVAADAAGVARKPYRTFDGGRGAQVEFTAAPAELLGPVAGVLDAAIGTAQASLCAEAVGAMSEALRLTTDYLKTRKQFGVPLSTFQTLTQRAANMYVSLELARSMSLYLTAALADGDVGPVPASRARLQVSRAARHIGQEAVQMHGGIGITTEYPVSHYVARLTAVERVLGGGNDHLQVLARQVGDYELAEFQCR
- a CDS encoding DEAD/DEAH box helicase, producing the protein MSTSPVDSGSFADERDAPDPSFADLGIDDRVLAAIADVGYESPSPIQAATIPPLLSGADVVGLAQTGTGKTAAFAIPILMGLEGKGKAPQALILAPTRELAIQVAEAFGKYSAHMPGVHVLPIYGGQNYTVQLSGLRRGAQVVVGTPGRVIDHLERGTLDLSQLRYLVLDEADEMLKMGFQEDVERILADTPADKQVALFSATMPGAIRKISKQYLKDPVEITVKAKTATATNITQRWVHVSHQRKLDALTRILEVEPFEAMIIFVRTKQATEELAEKLRSRGYSAAAINGDIAQNQRERTIGQLKSGTLDILVATDVAARGLDVDRISHVVNYDIPHDTESYVHRIGRTGRAGRSGEALLFVAPRERRLLDAIERATRQPLTEMQLPTVEDVNAQRVVKFHDAITENLASPNLALFRKLIEDYEAEHNIPLADIAAALAVGGHDGDNFFMEPEPEPRPRKFDREPRREQGGGAARHRATGAEMATYRIAVGKRHRVVPGAIVGAIANEGGLRRSDFGHISIRPDHSLVELPADLPPDTLDALRRTRISGVLIQLQPDQGPPGHRGGGTVGRGPRRDQRRPDRRKPRS
- a CDS encoding acyl-CoA dehydrogenase family protein, giving the protein MQLALSPDEAHFRDELRRFYRTEIPAEIRDKVEHGRELSREDVVTTHKILNEHGLAVPKWPVEWGGKDWTPIQRHIWEDEMQLACVPEPLTFNANMIGPVIAQFGSQELKERFLPPTAALDIWWCQGFSEPDAGSDLASLRTTAVRDGDSYIVNGQKIWTTLAQWADWIFCLVRTDPNAPKKQAGISLLLFDVKTPGVTVRPIKLIDGGHEVNEVFFENVRVPADQLVGEENMGWTYAKFLLGNERTGITGVGRTKVRLAVAKKHAAQTKTANGTLLEDPLFAARVAELENELLALELTLLRVVANSSEGRPNPASSVLKLRGSELQQAATELLLDIAGPDALPVGATDIASPDWAQRSGPSYLNVRKTTIYGGSSEVQRTIIASTILGL